In a genomic window of Lycium ferocissimum isolate CSIRO_LF1 chromosome 9, AGI_CSIRO_Lferr_CH_V1, whole genome shotgun sequence:
- the LOC132031606 gene encoding uncharacterized protein LOC132031606 translates to MTNGTGTESLATSGDTSMPASSEPASRTAFHPDNYTHSCHPLYVHLSNVLGSSLVTTPFDGTGYGSWRRNILVALSVRNKLGFIQGISTRPPDSSPLARQWQRCNDLVVSWLINSLTKDIARSVEYSKLAQGIWSELEERYSTADGARIFELKKELPHISQGSLDITSYFNVIKQLWDEISSISTNHCSCGGSKKADDEQKLYQFLMGLNDTYLQARSNILMIKPLPSVSNVYGILLANEKQRNISCTSQFSSGSASFHVGASGFKFTKGGNPRKTAAHVEVESSNNSFGYSDAVGSEQTYSLHGLTKD, encoded by the exons ACCTCTATGCCTGCCTCGTCTGAGCCTGCTTCTCGAACTGCATTTCATCCTGATAATTACACCCACTCCTGTCATCCCTTGTATGTGCATCTATCTAATGTGTTAGGTTCCTCTCTAGTAACTACACCTTTTGATGGTACTGGTTATGGTAGTTGGAGAAGaaatatattggtggccttgtctGTACGGAATAAGCTAGGTTTTATCCAAGGAATCTCTACTAGACCTCCTGATAGTTCGCCTTTAGCCAGGCAATGGCAGCGTTGCAATGATTTGGTAGTATCATGGTTGATAAATTCTCTTACTAAGGACATTGCTCGTAGTGTAGAGTATTCAAAACTAGCCCAGGGTATATGGAGTGAACTGGAGGAAAGGTATAGTACAGCTGATGGAGCTAGGATTTTTGAACTTAAAAAGGAATTACCTCATATCTCTCAGGGCTCATTAGACATAACATCATACTTCAATGTGATTAAGCAACTTTGGGATGAAATCAGCTCTATTTCTACTAATCACTGTTCTTGTGGGGGAAGCAAAAAGGCTGATGATGAACAAAAGCTTTATCAGTTTTTAATGGGCCTGAATGACACATATCTTCAAGCTAGGAGCAATATCTTAATGATCAAGCCCCTTCCCAGTGTCAGTAATGTCTATGGTATATTGTTGGCTAATGAAAAACAACGAAACATATCATGCACTTCTCAGTTTTCATCTGGTTCTGCCTCCTTTCATGTTGGAGCTTCCG GTTTCAAGTTTACAAAAGGTGGTAACCCAAGAAAGACTGCTGCTCATGTTGAGGTTGAATCCTCCAATAACTCTTTTGGGTATTCTGATGCTGTTGGATCTGAACAGACTTATTCCCTTCATGGTCTGACCAAAGACTAG